Within the Paenibacillus sp. AN1007 genome, the region TTGGTCCGATCTCTACATGGGCAGGACAGTTAATTGGTGCTGGAGCAACCAACATTTATGAATTAAGCCCGATCGTTACGGGATTGATTATCGGCGGGTTATGGCAGGTATTCGTATTGTTCGGACTTCACTGGGGACTGGTTCCGGTTGCGCTTCTCAATCTCAGCACGTCAGGCGCTGATCCAGTTGTCGCGATGTCCTTTGCCGCCTCATTTGCTCAAATTGGTGCAGTACTTGCGGTATTACTGAGAACTAAAAATACGAAAATCAAAACACTTAGTATTCCAGCTTTTATCTCGGGTATCTTTGGTGTAACTGAACCCGCTATCTACGGAGTTACACTGCCGTTGAAAAAACCATTTATTATGAGCTGTATTGCAGGTGGTATTGGAGGCGGAATTCTAGGATATGCCGGTTCAAAAATATATATGATTGGCGGACTTGGCGTATTCGGTTATCCAACTTTTATTAACAAAGAAAGCGGATTGGATTCTACATTCTACATGGCAATTGTTGCTACGCTGGTTGCGTTTGTACTTGGTTTTATTCTGACGTATATCGTTGGTTTCAAAGATCCGGTAGAAAAAACGACTGCTCCAGCACCAGCGCCTGTGCTTGATCCTAATCCTAACAACCGTTATGAAATTGTAAGCCCGATGGCGGGTGAAGTGGTTGAACTGAAAGAAATTAATGATGTTACGTTTGCTGGAGAGCACATGGGTAAAGGTATTGCCATTCGTCCTGTTAGCGGTAGAGTTGTATCGCCAATCACGGGTGTTGTGCAGACGGTATATCGGACCAAACATGCGATTGGCCTTGTCACAGATGATGGCGTAGAGATGCTCATTCACATTGGTCAAGATACAGTGCAGTTAAAAGGGCAGCATTTTACGGCCCACGTGAAAGACGGTGACCGTGTCAACGCAGGTGATCTGATTATGGAGTTTGACCTGCAGGCCATTAAAGATGCGGGATATGAGACCGTTACTCCGATTATTATCACCAATACGTCCGATTATCTGGACGTGGTCCCTACTAAAAGTGCAAGTGTGAACGAGAAGGATAAGCTGCTTACTGTGCTGAGCTAATTTCAGCTTGATCGAATCGAATTCTGAACGCTTGTTATGCATAGGAGGAATACTTCAATGTTTGAAAAAATGAAGGCCTTCCCGGAAAATTTCCTCTGGGGAGGCGCAACAGCTGCGAATCAGCTGGAGGGTGCTTATCTTGAAGGGGGAAAAGGGTTAACCACGGTTGACCTGATTCCCATTGGACCTAATCGTTATCCGATTGCACTCGGTAACCTGGATTCGTTTGAACCCAAAGAAGGAGAGTTCTATCCTTCACATGAAGCAATTGATTTTTATCA harbors:
- a CDS encoding beta-glucoside-specific PTS transporter subunit IIABC; this encodes MSSYDQLAKDILSRVGGRENVNSVFHCVTRLRFKLKDESAAKTEELKNLPGVITVMQSGGQYQVVIGNEVPDVYKAVVKAGNFPTEGQVEEAADDSGKKVGLFSRFIDMISGVFTPLLGLLAATGMIKGFNEMFVAFGWITQDSGTYQLLKATGDCLFYFFPIFLGYTAIKKFGGSPFLGMAIGASLVYPTLAGLKTGDPLYTLFTGTLFESPIHITFLGMPVILMEYSSSVIPIIIATFVAVRLERFFKNVIPKVVSTFLVPFFTLLVIVPATFLVIGPISTWAGQLIGAGATNIYELSPIVTGLIIGGLWQVFVLFGLHWGLVPVALLNLSTSGADPVVAMSFAASFAQIGAVLAVLLRTKNTKIKTLSIPAFISGIFGVTEPAIYGVTLPLKKPFIMSCIAGGIGGGILGYAGSKIYMIGGLGVFGYPTFINKESGLDSTFYMAIVATLVAFVLGFILTYIVGFKDPVEKTTAPAPAPVLDPNPNNRYEIVSPMAGEVVELKEINDVTFAGEHMGKGIAIRPVSGRVVSPITGVVQTVYRTKHAIGLVTDDGVEMLIHIGQDTVQLKGQHFTAHVKDGDRVNAGDLIMEFDLQAIKDAGYETVTPIIITNTSDYLDVVPTKSASVNEKDKLLTVLS